The following proteins are encoded in a genomic region of Buchnera aphidicola (Aphis nerii):
- the tuf gene encoding elongation factor Tu encodes MSKEKFQRLKPHINVGTIGHVDHGKTTLTAAITTVLSKKYGGSARAFDQIDNAPEEKARGITINTSHVEYDTELRHYAHVDCPGHADYIKNMITGAAQMDGAILVVAATDGPMPQTREHILLGRQVGVPYIVVFLNKCDMVDDEELLELVEMEVRDLLTQYDFPGDDTPIIRGSALKALEGDPEWESKILELSKFLDSYIPEPKRAIDQPFLLPIEDVFSISGRGTVVTGRVEKGIIKVGEEVEIVGIKKTTKTTCTGVEMFRKLLDEGRAGENVGVLLRGTKRDEIERGQVLSKPGSIHPHTTFESEVYVLSKEEGGRHTPFFKGYRPQFYFRTTDVTGSIELPEGIEMVMPGDNIKMTVTLIHPIAMADGLRFAIREGGRTVGAGVVSKVLV; translated from the coding sequence ATGTCAAAAGAAAAATTTCAGCGTTTAAAACCTCATATTAATGTTGGTACTATTGGTCATGTAGATCATGGTAAAACAACATTAACTGCTGCAATTACCACTGTATTATCAAAAAAATATGGTGGATCTGCACGTGCATTTGATCAAATAGATAATGCTCCAGAAGAAAAAGCAAGGGGTATTACTATTAACACTTCTCATGTAGAATATGATACAGAATTAAGACATTACGCACACGTTGATTGTCCAGGTCATGCGGATTATATTAAAAATATGATTACTGGAGCAGCTCAAATGGACGGTGCTATTTTAGTAGTTGCTGCTACTGATGGACCTATGCCTCAAACACGAGAACATATTTTACTTGGCAGACAAGTTGGTGTACCTTACATTGTTGTATTTCTAAATAAATGTGATATGGTAGATGACGAAGAATTATTAGAATTAGTAGAAATGGAAGTTCGTGATTTATTAACTCAGTATGATTTTCCAGGAGATGATACTCCTATTATTCGCGGATCTGCCTTAAAAGCATTAGAAGGTGATCCTGAGTGGGAGTCTAAAATATTAGAATTATCTAAATTTTTAGATAGCTATATCCCTGAACCGAAAAGAGCTATTGATCAACCCTTTTTATTGCCTATAGAAGATGTTTTTTCTATATCAGGAAGAGGAACAGTTGTTACTGGAAGAGTTGAAAAAGGAATTATTAAAGTTGGTGAAGAAGTGGAAATTGTAGGTATTAAAAAAACAACTAAAACTACTTGTACTGGTGTTGAAATGTTTAGGAAGTTATTAGATGAAGGTCGTGCTGGAGAAAATGTAGGTGTTTTACTTCGCGGTACAAAACGTGATGAAATCGAAAGAGGACAAGTATTATCAAAACCCGGTAGTATTCATCCACATACAACATTTGAGTCTGAAGTATATGTTTTATCAAAAGAAGAAGGCGGTCGACATACTCCATTTTTTAAAGGATATCGTCCTCAGTTTTATTTTCGAACTACTGATGTAACAGGTTCTATCGAATTACCTGAAGGTATAGAAATGGTAATGCCAGGAGATAATATAAAAATGACTGTCACTTTAATTCATCCTATTGCTATGGCAGATGGATTAAGATTTGCAATACGTGAAGGTGGTAGAACCGTTGGTGCTGGAGTTGTTTCTAAAGTATTAGTTTGA
- the fusA gene encoding elongation factor G, with product MSRTTPISRYRNIGISAHIDAGKTTTTERILFYTGINHKIGEVHDGAATMDWMAQEQERGITITSAATTAFWSGMGKQFKSHRINIIDTPGHVDFTIEVERSMRVLDGAVMVYCAVGGVQPQSETVWRQANKYNVPRIAFINKMDRMGANFLKSMKQIKTRLGGNPVPLQLPIGSEESFTGVIDLIKMKAIEWQDFDQGITFTYRDIPKDMLELSEKWHQNLIESAVESNENLMEKYLNGIELSEKEVKLELRKRSLNNEITLITCGSAFKNKGVQALLDAIIEYLPAPNDIQDIKGVSNNQKNTPAIRLSNDDAPFSALAFKIASDPFVGNLTFFRVYSGIVKSGDTVFNSVKSQRERFGRIVQMHANKREEIKEVYAGDIAAAIGLKDVTTGDTLCDLNEPIILERMEFPDPVISISVEPKTKADQEKMGIALSRLAKEDPSFKVHTDQESNQTIISGMGELHLEIIVDRMKREFSVDANIGKPQVAYRETILNKVTNIEGKHIKQSGGRGQYGHVVIELFPLEPGGLGYSFINDIKGGVIPNEYISAIDKGIQEQLKYGPLAGYPVVDIGVRLYFGSYHDVDSSELAFKLAASLAFKSGFKQANPILLEPIMKVEVETPDDYMGDVIGDLNRRRGIIEGMQDLSIGKIINACVPLSEMFGYATDLRSQTQGRASYSMEFLKYVEAPSNISELIIQKKTK from the coding sequence ATGTCTCGTACAACACCTATTTCTCGATATCGAAACATTGGAATTAGTGCTCATATAGACGCTGGAAAAACTACTACTACAGAAAGAATTCTTTTTTATACTGGAATTAATCACAAAATTGGCGAAGTACATGATGGCGCAGCTACAATGGATTGGATGGCTCAAGAACAAGAAAGAGGAATAACAATTACGTCTGCTGCCACTACTGCGTTTTGGAGTGGTATGGGAAAACAATTTAAATCTCATAGAATTAATATTATTGATACTCCTGGGCATGTAGATTTTACTATAGAAGTAGAACGTTCTATGCGTGTATTAGATGGTGCAGTTATGGTTTATTGTGCAGTAGGTGGTGTTCAACCTCAATCTGAAACTGTTTGGAGACAAGCTAATAAATATAATGTGCCTCGAATAGCTTTTATAAATAAAATGGACCGTATGGGTGCAAATTTCTTGAAATCCATGAAACAAATAAAAACACGATTAGGAGGTAACCCCGTACCTTTACAATTGCCTATTGGTTCAGAAGAATCTTTTACAGGTGTAATAGATTTAATTAAAATGAAAGCAATTGAATGGCAAGATTTTGATCAAGGAATTACTTTTACTTATAGAGATATTCCTAAAGATATGTTGGAATTATCTGAAAAATGGCATCAAAATCTAATTGAATCAGCTGTTGAATCTAATGAAAATCTTATGGAAAAATATTTAAATGGAATAGAATTATCTGAGAAAGAAGTAAAATTGGAATTAAGAAAACGTTCTTTAAATAATGAAATAACACTAATAACTTGTGGTTCAGCTTTTAAAAATAAAGGAGTTCAAGCATTATTAGATGCAATAATTGAATATTTACCTGCTCCTAATGATATACAAGATATTAAGGGTGTTTCAAATAATCAAAAAAATACTCCAGCTATTAGATTATCAAATGATGATGCTCCATTTTCAGCTTTAGCATTTAAAATTGCTAGTGATCCATTTGTCGGTAATCTAACATTTTTCCGAGTATATTCAGGAATAGTAAAATCAGGAGACACTGTATTTAATTCTGTAAAATCTCAGCGTGAAAGATTTGGTAGAATTGTTCAAATGCATGCTAATAAAAGAGAAGAAATAAAGGAAGTATATGCAGGTGATATAGCTGCAGCAATTGGACTTAAAGATGTTACTACTGGAGATACATTATGTGATTTAAATGAACCCATTATATTGGAACGTATGGAATTTCCAGATCCAGTAATATCAATATCAGTAGAACCTAAAACAAAAGCTGATCAAGAAAAAATGGGTATAGCATTAAGTAGATTAGCTAAAGAAGACCCATCTTTCAAAGTTCATACTGATCAAGAATCTAATCAAACAATTATTTCTGGGATGGGTGAGTTACATCTAGAAATCATTGTTGATCGAATGAAAAGAGAATTTAGTGTTGATGCTAATATTGGTAAACCACAAGTAGCATATCGTGAAACGATTTTAAATAAAGTTACTAATATTGAAGGTAAACATATTAAACAATCTGGTGGTAGAGGACAATATGGTCATGTTGTTATAGAATTATTTCCATTAGAACCAGGAGGTTTAGGATATTCTTTTATTAATGATATTAAAGGTGGTGTAATACCTAATGAATATATTTCTGCAATTGATAAAGGTATTCAAGAACAACTAAAATATGGACCTTTAGCAGGTTATCCGGTGGTAGATATAGGAGTACGCCTTTATTTTGGTTCATATCATGATGTTGATTCTTCAGAATTAGCATTTAAACTTGCCGCTTCTTTAGCATTTAAAAGTGGTTTTAAACAAGCAAATCCTATTTTGTTAGAACCTATAATGAAAGTAGAAGTAGAAACTCCAGATGATTACATGGGTGATGTTATTGGTGATTTAAATCGTCGCAGAGGTATTATTGAAGGTATGCAAGATTTATCTATAGGTAAAATTATTAATGCTTGTGTGCCTTTATCTGAAATGTTTGGTTATGCTACTGATTTACGTTCTCAGACGCAAGGAAGAGCTTCATACTCTATGGAATTTTTGAAATATGTAGAAGCACCTTCTAACATCTCTGAGTTAATTATTCAAAAGAAAACTAAATAA
- the rpsG gene encoding 30S ribosomal protein S7: MPRRRVIVARKILPDPKFSSELLAKFINILMIDGKKSIAEVIVYSALKNLSKRTEKKELEAFEIALENVRPTVEVKSRRVGGSTYQVPIEVRPIRRNALAMRWIIDSARKRADKSMALRLSNELYDALENKGASVKKREEVHRMAEANKAFAHYRW; encoded by the coding sequence ATGCCTCGTCGTCGTGTTATTGTTGCTAGAAAAATTTTACCAGATCCAAAGTTTTCCTCAGAGTTATTGGCTAAATTTATTAATATTTTAATGATAGATGGAAAAAAATCTATTGCTGAAGTTATTGTTTACAGTGCTTTAAAAAATTTATCAAAACGAACAGAAAAAAAAGAATTAGAAGCATTTGAAATTGCTTTAGAAAATGTACGTCCTACTGTCGAAGTTAAATCGCGTCGAGTTGGTGGTTCTACATATCAAGTACCTATTGAAGTACGTCCAATACGTCGAAATGCATTGGCTATGCGATGGATTATAGATTCAGCTCGTAAAAGAGCGGATAAATCCATGGCTTTACGTTTATCAAATGAGTTATATGATGCACTTGAAAATAAAGGGGCTTCTGTTAAAAAAAGAGAAGAAGTTCATCGTATGGCTGAAGCAAATAAAGCATTTGCTCATTATCGTTGGTAA
- the rpsL gene encoding 30S ribosomal protein S12, translating into MATVNQLVRKPRLRKVIKTNVPALSNSPQKRGVCTRVYTTTPKKPNSALRKVCRVRLTNGFEVTAYIGGEGHNLQEHSVILIRGGRVKDLPGVRYHVIRGSLDCAGVKERKKGRSKYGVKKVKV; encoded by the coding sequence TCCGTAAACCTCGTTTGCGAAAAGTAATAAAAACTAATGTACCTGCTTTATCGAATAGTCCTCAAAAAAGAGGTGTATGTACTCGAGTTTATACAACTACTCCTAAAAAGCCTAATTCAGCATTACGTAAGGTATGTCGAGTAAGATTAACTAACGGATTTGAAGTTACAGCGTATATAGGTGGAGAAGGACATAACTTACAAGAACATTCTGTAATTTTAATACGTGGTGGAAGAGTTAAAGATTTACCTGGAGTTCGATATCATGTTATTAGAGGTTCTTTAGATTGTGCAGGTGTTAAAGAACGCAAAAAAGGTCGATCTAAATATGGTGTTAAAAAAGTAAAAGTTTAA